The Heliomicrobium gestii genomic sequence TCTTTCTGACGGCCCAGTTTGGGCAGGTGCCCTGGATCGCCCTGTCGCTGGCGATCACCTTCACCCTCTATGGGCTGGCGAAAAAGAAGGTCAGCTTTGAACCGCTGATCGGGCTGGCTGTCGAAACGGCCATGGTGACGCCGCTGGCGCTCCTCTACCTGCTCTACCTTCACGGGCAGGGCGTCGACGCCTTTTCCGGCGGAACGGCGCTGGCGAGGACATTGCTCATGGGGGCGGGCGTCGTCACCGCCATGCCGCTGCTTTGGTTTGCCCAGGGCGCCCGGCGGATCCCCCTGTCGACGATCGGTTTCATCCAGTACCTCTCGCCGACGATGAGCCTGCTACTGGGAATCTTTCTCTATCACGAACCCTTTACGAACGTGCACGCCGTCAGCTTCACGCTGATCTGGTCGGCCCTGGTTATCTATTCCCTCTCTCACCTGAAAGGGATGCGGGAGGCGCGCCGGGCGGCCGCCGGGTGAGAGGGGGGCAACGAGCGCCCGACAGGAAAAACTTTACTCAGCGCCGCCGTCCTTTTATAATACGGCTAAGCGCAACCCCACTCGCCAAAGGGGCGAGGCCTTCGCCCCCATACAGAAAGGATGAGAGCCTTGGCTTCTGCATCTGCACAGTTCAAAAAGCAACGCCGGATCTACGCGATCGTGGCTTTGCTCGTCATCGCCGGTCTGATGGGCAGCACCATCATCTATTCCCTCACCACCCTGCGCGGCGCGCCGACGCCGTCACCGGCGCCGGCCCAGAACGACAACGCCTATCGGGAAAACCTGATCCAAACCTGGCAGGCCGACATCAAGACCCTCGAAGAGAAAGCGACGGCCGATCCGAAGAACGCCGCCGCCTGGCTGGAACTGGCCAACAGCCGGTACAATCTGGGCTCCCTCTACCGGACGAGCGGCGACAAGGAGGCCTCCCGCGACACCTTCCGCCAGGCCTATGAGAGTTATCAAAAGTCGCTGGCCTTGAAACCGGACGATGTCAACGCCCGTGTCGACGGGGCCACCGCCGCCTTTTACGCCGATCTCCTCGATGACGCCGAGAAGAACTTCAAGCTCGCCATTGAAAAGGATCCCCGTCACCTGAACGCTCTCTACAACTACGGCATCTTCCTCATCCAGGGCAGAAAAGACCCGGCTGCCGCCAAGGTCTACTGGCAGAAGGCATTGGATACGAACCCGCCGGAACAGGAGAAGGAGAGCCTGAAACAAATGATTCAGATGGCTGACGCCATGAGCCAGCCGGCGCCGAATGGACAATCCCCCGCGCCCTCGGGCTCTGGTGCGGCGCCGGGCGCCCCCGCCGCACCCGGTGGGCTGGAAACGCCTGATCTGAGCGGAGTCGGGAAACAGCAGCCCTAAGCGCGAGGGTGCATCCAGAAAGGCTGCGAGAGTTTCCTCGCGTCAGACGGGAGTACCAAACGAACGAACGGAACGATCAATAACGAACGATCCCCCCATGGACGCCGCCCTTTTTTCGGGCGGCGTTTCTTATTTTCCCTATCGACCCAGCAACCCCCATCCCCCGGAAGGGCGTTCCGTTGGTATAATGGACGGGCTTTTCGATCTTGCAAGAATGATTGCAATATAATAGAAAGGACCGGGGGAGAAACATGGGGGAATGGAAAATCGACCCGCGCCTGTGCTGGGCCACCGGGTTGTGTTTGTTTATTGTGCTCCTTTTGGCGCTCCGGACCTTTACCGTCAGTTGGCCCGCGATGAAAGCGGAAGGATTCGACTGGGTTCGGCAGTTCAACCGGCGGGAAGCCGAGCGGGACACGCGGCACTGGCATGTCTTGGAGGGACGCCATGTGACCTTTCGTTACTGTGACGACGATGCCGGTCTTGCCCCGGCGGTGCTTCGGGATACGGAGCGGATCTACCCGCAGGTGACGAAACTGGTGGGCTTCGATCCGGCAATCAAGCCGCTCGTCCTGCTCTATCCAGACCGGGAATCCTTCAACGGCGTCTTCGGCTGGAAAGACCAGTCGGCCATGGGCGTTTACTACGCCGGCGTCGTCCGGGTCCTGTCGCCGCGCGTGTGGAGTCGTGACGATGCCGATATGGCCGGTCCGATGGCCCATGAACTGGCCCACTTGGTCCTCGATTATCAGACAGGGGGCAATATTCCCCGCTGGTTCACCGAAGGGGTGGCCCAGGAGGCGGAACGCCGCCTCAGCGGCGTCTCACTGTCACAGCCAAAAGGCGACTGGGCGTCACGGCTCTATCCCTTTGCCGCCATGGACGGCGACTTCGACAGCCTGGAAGACCAGCGGATGGCCTACCGGCAGTCCCTGCTGGCTGTCGAGGTGATTGGCGACGCCGGGCCGGAGGCGCTGACCAGGACCATCGACGGGTTGAGCGAGGGGAAAACCGTTGCCGAGTCGATCACCGCGGCGACGGGCTGGACCTGGGAGCGCTTTGTCGAAAAGGTTCACGCCGCCGCAGACAAGGAAAGCCGGTCGAACAGGTAGGTAACTAGCGCAGGCCAAAAGGGAAGACCCCGCCGAGCCCCAAATGGGTGGGCGGGGTCTTCCTGTGAGCGGTGCGCGGGCAGGAGAAAGGCCTACTGGCAGTGCATCAGGCGTGGCGGTAGAAGGAGAGGACCGTCTCTTCAAAATGGGGAAAACAGTCGGCGCAGACATGCCAGCAAGCCAACTCCTTTGAGGAAGAACCCCATACCTGGAAAACCATTGTGCAAATCAACTCGACCACAGTGGAGCGTTGACAGATTTGACAGCGATCATCCTGGGAAGTCATGCCGATCCCCTCCTTCACAGCTTCCTCTTTTACGGAATATTCAGATAATATACGATATGGCCGCTTGCGTCAATGGTTTCATGGAAGAAAGAAAAAGCCTGCCAGCGGAAGCGGCAAGCAGGAATCCGGCCTGCCTAAGAGAATAAAAAGAAGAAGCATTGGCTTCTCGACCCCACACGCCGACGCCTTTGCCACAGTAGAAAGGGGAACGATGCTTGTTGGGCAAACTGTTGATTCAGGGGGGGACCCCCCTGGAAGGGCGCGTACCCATCAGCGGCGCCAAGAATGCGACTCTTCCCGTCATGGCCGCCTGCTTTCTGGCCCATGGCGAGACGATTTTGGAAAATATCCCGGAAATCACCGATGTGGATGTATTGATGGAGATTTGCCGCGAAATGGGCGGCGAAGGGGAGTGGCTGGAGCGAGGCGTCATCCGCTTGAACGTTCCCGACACGATCTCCAGTAAGACCTCGTACATACTGGCCAAACGGCTGCGGGCATCGAATCTCTTGCTGGGCTCGTTGGTGGGGCGCTTCGGCTGGGCCGAGGTGGCCCTGCCGGGCGGCGACAACATCGGCACCCGGCCCATGGATTTACATATTAAAGGCCTCTCCGTCCTCGGCGCGGAACTGAAGATCGAACACGGCTACATCCGTGGCGGTGTGGCCGGTGGCGGCAAGCGACTGAAAGGCGGCAAGATCTACCTCGACTTCCCCTCCGTGGGCGCGACGGAAAATATCATGATGGCCGCCGCCACCGCCCAGGGGCAGACGATCATCGAAAACTGCGCCAAGGAGCCGGAGATCGTCGACCTGGCCAACTTCCTCAACGCCATGGGCGCCCGCATCCGCGGCGCCGGCACCGACCTGATCCGCATCGATGGCGTGAGCGAACTGCACGGCACCCGGTATACGGTCATCCCGGACCGCATCGAGGCCGGCACCTTCATGATCGCCGCCGCCGCGACGCGCGGCCGCGTGTTGGTGGAGAACGTGATCCCCACCCACCTCCACGCCATCGCCTCGAAGCTGCGCGAGATCGGCGTCCGCGTCGAAGAGGGTGACGACCAGATCTTTGTCGACGGCACCGGCGAATTCCGGCCTGTCGATGTAAAAACGCTTCCCTATCCTGGCTTCCCCACGGACATGCAATCCCAACTGATGGCATTGCTTTCGACAGTCAACGGCATCAGCATGATCGTCGAAAACGTCTATGAGAACCGCCTGCGCGTCGTCGATGAGCTGCAGCGTATGGGCGCCCAGATTAAGATTGAAGGCCGCACCGCCGTCATCGACGGCGTGAAGGGGCTGTCAAGCGCGCAAGTGAAAGCCTCAGACCTGCGGGCCGGCGCGGCGCTGATCATCGCCGGGCTTATGGCCGAAGGTGAGACAGAGGTCGCCTGCCTCCACCATGTCCTGCGCGGCTATGAGCGGCTCGAAGAGAAGCTGCTTGCCCTGGGCGCCCGGGTGAGGCGGGTCTCCTAAGTCCGGCAACCGTTTCCCGCTCTCTTGATTCGCACCCTGATTGAACCACCCTTTCGCTCATCCTACTCTTCACCATCTGCACCCTACTTCCACCACCCATCACAGAAAGAAGGAAACAACCGTTGCTGCGGGTTACTGAACCGATCGCCGTACCGGGCGGTCCTGTGCTGACCTTTACCCGGATCGGCAATGTGGACGATCTGATCTCTGCCGCCCAGGAGGAAGATGAACTGCCCTTCTGGGCGGAACTCTGGCCAGCCTCCCTCGGCCTGGCCGCCTACCTCTGGCAGCAGGTGGACATGCAAGACCGTCCCGTCCTGGAACTGGGCTGCGGCCTCGGCCTCTCGGGCATCGTGGCCGCCTTGAAAGGCGCTGATGTGGTCCAGACGGACTTCATCGGCGCGGCGCTGGAACTGGCCGGGGAAAACGCCGCCCAGAACGGCGTGGCCACCGAGCGGGTCTGGGCCGACTGGCGGCGCTTTCCCCCGATGGGCGATTTCTCGCTGATCATCGGCTCCGACATCCTCTACGAACGCGCCTTGCACGATGACCTGGAAACGATCCTGACGACCCACCTGGCGCCGGGGGGCGAGTTCATCGTCGCCGACCCGGGACGGGAGTGGGCGACCCTGTTTTTTGACCGCCTCGACGCCGGCGCCTGGCAGCGCGACCTGGCGATCATCCCGATCCTGTTGGACCAGAAAGAATACGCCATCCGGATCCACCGGTGGCGGCGGAGGAAGCATGCGGTACACGACCATTGCTAGCGGTTCCAGCGGCAACTGCGCCTATGTGGAGAGCAAACAGACACGGTTGCTGGTGGACGCCGGGCTGACCGGCAAGCAGGTGGAAAAGGGATTGGCGACGGTCGGCGTCGATCCCCGGACGATCGACGCCATCGTGGTCACCCACGAGCACATCGATCACATCCGCGGCGTCGGCGTCCTGGCGCGTCGCTACAAACTGCCCGTCTATGCCAGCGAAGGCTGCTGGAAGGGCATGGAGAACGCCATCGGCGATGTGCCGGAGGCACAGGTCCGCCTGATCGACGCGAACAAGAAGGTGACCCTGAAAAACCTGGAGATCGAAGCCTTCGCCACCCCCCACGATGCGCGCGAGCCCATCGGCATGACGGTCGATGACGGCGACAGTCGCCTGGGCATCGCCACTGACATCGGCTATGTCACCCGGGGCATGGGCCGCCGCCTTATGGACTGCCAGGGGTTGATCTTTGAGGCCAACCATGACCCGAAGATGCTCCAGACCGGTCCCTACCCGGCCCACCTAAAACGCCGCATCGCCTCGGACAAGGGCCACTTGTCCAACCCGGACGCCGGCGAGGCCCTTGTCAAGCTCTGCGACGGCGGTGTCCGGCAGGTGCTATTGGCCCACATGAGCAACGAAAACAACCGCCCGGACCTGGCCGTTCACACGGTCGAGGCCATCCTGGCGGAGCATGATCATACAGTGACCGTGGTCGGCGACTTCGCCCCACCTGCCGTGGTGGGTCTGGAAGGCGTCCTGGCCGTGGCCGAACAGCGCGCCTTGCGCTGGAACCCATCGGGCGCGCAACGCAGCGGCAACCCAGGCTGCAATCGCCCTGAACGGGTGCGCCTTTCTGTGGCGCCCCGGTATGAGCCCCATCCCCTGGAGGAAATCTAGCAAAAAAGCGGTTTTGCCGGCCCGCGCGCTCGTGTTCGAACCTGCGAGCAAGCGAGTGATCGTGAGCCTCCGTTGCCGGAGACGCAAGCGCAGCCATGCCGGTGAACCACACCGCCTATTGCGACAACCGATTCGAATGGAACGGACAGTTTCGAAACGGAGGAACGACGGCCATGAGTTACTTCGACGAAAAGGGTCCTTACCGCGAGACCCCCACGAATCCAAGCTCCTACAACAGCCCAGACCAATCGACGAGCAACCTTGGACAAGGCCCCTACGGCGGCGGTTACCCCTCCGGTCCCTACGGAAAGCCGCCGAAACGCGGGCGCGGCCTGTTCTCCTACTTTGCCGTGGCCTTGGCCGCCGCCATCTTGGGCGGCTACATCTCCCAGTATTTCGCTCCCCGTACGCCGATGCCCGAACCGAGCACGCCGCCGCCCGCCGGCTACGCCTTGCCGCCCCAGGTGGCCAACCCGGCCGAGGTGGCCGTCGATGGCACCCGCATCGTCCAGGTCGCCCGCGCCGTTGGTCCGGCCGTCGTGGGCATCTCCAACCGGGTGCGGGTGAGCCAGTTCTTCCGGGGCAACCGGATCGAGGAACAGGGCAGCGGTTCCGGCGTCATCTATGACGGCGCCGGCTACATCGTCACCAACCACCATGTCGTCGCCGGCGCCGCCGAACTGGTCGTCACCCTCACCGACGGCCGGACCGCGCCGGCCACCTTGGTCGGCTCCGACCCGAAAACCGATTTGGCCGTCATCAAAGTCAACATGGAAAACCTGCCGGTGGCCAAGTTCGGCGACTCATCCAAGCTTCAGGTCGGGGAAATGGCCGTGGCGATCGGCAACCCCGGCGGGAAAGAGTTTGCCGGCTCGGTGACCCAAGGCATCATCTCGGGATTGAACCGCCAACTCAATACATCGGAAGGGTACGCCTTCAACCTGATCCAGACCGACGCCGCCATCAACCCCGGCAACTCGGGCGGCGCTCTTTTAAACGCCAACGGCGAGGTCGTCGGCATCAACTCGATCAAGATCGCCGTCGAGGGTTTTGAAGGCATGGGTTTTGCCATCCCCTCCAACCAGGTCATGCAGATCGCCAACGAACTGCGCTCGAAGGGCAAGGTCTCCCGGGCCGCCCTCGGTGTGACCCTGATAATGGATGTCGACAAAGAACTGGCCCGCAAGTACAATTTGATTGTGGACTACGGCGTTGTCGTCAAACCGTCGCCTGGCGGCCCGTCCCAGAAAGCGGGCATGCAGAACAACGACATCATCATCGCCATCAACGACAAGCCGGTCCGCAACCGGATGGAACTGCAAAAGGAACTGTACAACTACAAGGTGGGCGATACGATCAACGTGACCGTCGTCCGGGAAGACCAGAAGCCGACCCTCTCGGTCACCCTTGGCGAACTGGCGCCGCAGTAAGCCGATTCAAAACGAATAAAGGGGTTTAAGACAAACTGACGGCAGCGCCCTATAGTGTGAAGCGAAAAAAGAACTCCGGCTGGATGGCGCTCTTGCGGAAATCCGGTCCGGAGTTCTTCTTGGAAACCAAAGAGACATGATTGAGAAGATGAAAGGCGGATGCAAGGTATGGCAGAGGATATGCACGGCTGCGCCCAAAACGGGCAGTGCGATGGACAAGATCACCAGGATAATCATGGCCACGGCGCAGCATGCCAGGGACACGGCCATGACGGCCACGGTCACGGCGACAGCCACGGCCACGACGCCCACGGCCATGGCGAAGGGGCGGAAAAATCGCAACCCTCCTCCTGGGGCTGGGTGCCCTTTTCGCTGATTCTCTCGGGTCTGCTGACCTTCGGCTTGATGCCTGTTGTGGCCTACCAGGGCGTCCCCGCCTCGGCCAAACAGCAACTGCAGCCGGTGCAGGCCCAGACCGTGGCCGAACAGGAAGTCATGGCCGCCGTCAAGGATGCCCTGACCAACCGGTTCAAAGCCTACATGACCGGTGACATGAAGCTGTTGGAAAAATCCTTCGGCAAAGATGGCGTGGGCGACGCGCTGCAGGAAGAAAAAATGGTCTTTGCCGAGATGGTGAAGCAAGTCAAAGACGCCAAACTCAAAGGCGACGTGAAAGTGGAAGTGGCCCCCTATAAGATCGATGTGGACGGCAACAAAGCCCACGTGCTCTTCCGCTACATGGCGATGATCGGCAATGATCAGCCGATCATGTCGGCCCGCATCTGGGACCTGTCCAAAACGAAAGAAGGCTGGAAAGTCGTCGGCAACAGCGCCTTCGTCGACAGCCCCGCCACCGCCAAGGTGGTCAAAGA encodes the following:
- the rarD gene encoding EamA family transporter RarD, coding for MEAETAQDKAAQRNTVTGVYYALAAYLAWGLLPLYWKALEGVSGMEILAHRIGWSFLFVMMIIFATGQWKTMKSAIGKRENWFTLITGSLLISANWFIYIWAVNNGHMVEASLGYYINPLLNVATGVLFLKERLNRGQIAAIGLAAVGVLFLTAQFGQVPWIALSLAITFTLYGLAKKKVSFEPLIGLAVETAMVTPLALLYLLYLHGQGVDAFSGGTALARTLLMGAGVVTAMPLLWFAQGARRIPLSTIGFIQYLSPTMSLLLGIFLYHEPFTNVHAVSFTLIWSALVIYSLSHLKGMREARRAAAG
- a CDS encoding tetratricopeptide repeat protein, which translates into the protein MASASAQFKKQRRIYAIVALLVIAGLMGSTIIYSLTTLRGAPTPSPAPAQNDNAYRENLIQTWQADIKTLEEKATADPKNAAAWLELANSRYNLGSLYRTSGDKEASRDTFRQAYESYQKSLALKPDDVNARVDGATAAFYADLLDDAEKNFKLAIEKDPRHLNALYNYGIFLIQGRKDPAAAKVYWQKALDTNPPEQEKESLKQMIQMADAMSQPAPNGQSPAPSGSGAAPGAPAAPGGLETPDLSGVGKQQP
- a CDS encoding peptidase MA family metallohydrolase; translated protein: MGEWKIDPRLCWATGLCLFIVLLLALRTFTVSWPAMKAEGFDWVRQFNRREAERDTRHWHVLEGRHVTFRYCDDDAGLAPAVLRDTERIYPQVTKLVGFDPAIKPLVLLYPDRESFNGVFGWKDQSAMGVYYAGVVRVLSPRVWSRDDADMAGPMAHELAHLVLDYQTGGNIPRWFTEGVAQEAERRLSGVSLSQPKGDWASRLYPFAAMDGDFDSLEDQRMAYRQSLLAVEVIGDAGPEALTRTIDGLSEGKTVAESITAATGWTWERFVEKVHAAADKESRSNR
- the murA gene encoding UDP-N-acetylglucosamine 1-carboxyvinyltransferase translates to MGKLLIQGGTPLEGRVPISGAKNATLPVMAACFLAHGETILENIPEITDVDVLMEICREMGGEGEWLERGVIRLNVPDTISSKTSYILAKRLRASNLLLGSLVGRFGWAEVALPGGDNIGTRPMDLHIKGLSVLGAELKIEHGYIRGGVAGGGKRLKGGKIYLDFPSVGATENIMMAAATAQGQTIIENCAKEPEIVDLANFLNAMGARIRGAGTDLIRIDGVSELHGTRYTVIPDRIEAGTFMIAAAATRGRVLVENVIPTHLHAIASKLREIGVRVEEGDDQIFVDGTGEFRPVDVKTLPYPGFPTDMQSQLMALLSTVNGISMIVENVYENRLRVVDELQRMGAQIKIEGRTAVIDGVKGLSSAQVKASDLRAGAALIIAGLMAEGETEVACLHHVLRGYERLEEKLLALGARVRRVS
- a CDS encoding class I SAM-dependent methyltransferase yields the protein MLRVTEPIAVPGGPVLTFTRIGNVDDLISAAQEEDELPFWAELWPASLGLAAYLWQQVDMQDRPVLELGCGLGLSGIVAALKGADVVQTDFIGAALELAGENAAQNGVATERVWADWRRFPPMGDFSLIIGSDILYERALHDDLETILTTHLAPGGEFIVADPGREWATLFFDRLDAGAWQRDLAIIPILLDQKEYAIRIHRWRRRKHAVHDHC
- a CDS encoding MBL fold metallo-hydrolase, producing the protein MRYTTIASGSSGNCAYVESKQTRLLVDAGLTGKQVEKGLATVGVDPRTIDAIVVTHEHIDHIRGVGVLARRYKLPVYASEGCWKGMENAIGDVPEAQVRLIDANKKVTLKNLEIEAFATPHDAREPIGMTVDDGDSRLGIATDIGYVTRGMGRRLMDCQGLIFEANHDPKMLQTGPYPAHLKRRIASDKGHLSNPDAGEALVKLCDGGVRQVLLAHMSNENNRPDLAVHTVEAILAEHDHTVTVVGDFAPPAVVGLEGVLAVAEQRALRWNPSGAQRSGNPGCNRPERVRLSVAPRYEPHPLEEI
- a CDS encoding S1C family serine protease, yielding MPVNHTAYCDNRFEWNGQFRNGGTTAMSYFDEKGPYRETPTNPSSYNSPDQSTSNLGQGPYGGGYPSGPYGKPPKRGRGLFSYFAVALAAAILGGYISQYFAPRTPMPEPSTPPPAGYALPPQVANPAEVAVDGTRIVQVARAVGPAVVGISNRVRVSQFFRGNRIEEQGSGSGVIYDGAGYIVTNHHVVAGAAELVVTLTDGRTAPATLVGSDPKTDLAVIKVNMENLPVAKFGDSSKLQVGEMAVAIGNPGGKEFAGSVTQGIISGLNRQLNTSEGYAFNLIQTDAAINPGNSGGALLNANGEVVGINSIKIAVEGFEGMGFAIPSNQVMQIANELRSKGKVSRAALGVTLIMDVDKELARKYNLIVDYGVVVKPSPGGPSQKAGMQNNDIIIAINDKPVRNRMELQKELYNYKVGDTINVTVVREDQKPTLSVTLGELAPQ